A window of Fragaria vesca subsp. vesca linkage group LG7, FraVesHawaii_1.0, whole genome shotgun sequence contains these coding sequences:
- the LOC101302297 gene encoding serine hydroxymethyltransferase, mitochondrial-like, with product MQACNGSAVMGSVQQPTWLRGAAFPNGGRISGFPHQVNLNFAKTARSYSNIQGSLVTGMPSSPASVQVPKFGDNGSSFVDNALSEADPEVLAIIEKEKERQFKSLELIASENFTSRAVMETVGSCLTNKYSEGLPGKRYYGGNEHIDELETLCQKRALDAFHLDGKKWGVNVQPLSGSPANFEVYTAVLNPHDRIMGLDLPHGGHLSHGFMTPKRRVSGTSIYFESMPYRLDESTGLIDYDMLEKTATLFRPKLIIVGASAYPREFDYPRMRKIADAAGAFLMMDMAHISGLVAASVVANPFEYCDIVTTTTHKSLRGPRGGMIFFRKDPVLGVDLETAINNAVFPGLQGGPHNHTIGGLAVCLKHAQSPEFKAYQNQVVSNCRALASRLLELGYKLVSGGSDNHLVLVDLRPFGIDGARVEKILDMASITLNKNSVPGDKSALMPGGIRIGTPAMTTRGFTEKDFIATADYIHEGVRIAIDAKDKAPASKLQEFLKYVATPEFPLIDQVSDLRTKVEALTTQFPMPGV from the exons ATGCAGGCATGCAATGGATCTGCTGTTATGGGTTCCGTTCAACAGCCCACATGGCTTAGAGGAGCAGCTTTTCCAAATGGAGGGCGCATTAGTGGATTTCCACATCAAGTTAACCTTAATTTTGCAAAAACGGCTAGATCTTATTCTAACATCCAAGGAAGCTTGGTTACCGGGATGCCGTCCTCTCCTGCTTCAGTGCAGGTGCCTAAATTTGGAG ATAATGGAAGTAGTTTTGTAGACAATGCCTTAAGCGAGGCTGACCCTGAGGTGCTTGCCATTATAGAAAAGGAGAAAGAGCGGCAGTTCAAAAGCCTCGAGCTTATTGCCTCAGAGAATTTCACTTCTCGGGCAGTAATGGAGACAGTTGGTTCATGTCTCACAAACAAGTATTCAGAAGGATTACCTGGGAAAAG GTACTATGGTGGAAATGAGCACATCGATGAGCTTGAAACACTATGCCAAAAAAGGGCCCTCGATGCATTTCACTTAGACGGAAAGAAGTGGGGCGTCAATGTTCAACCATTATCTGGTTCTCCCGCTAATTTTGAGGTTTATACTGCAGTTCTCAACCCTCATGACCGTATCATG GGATTGGACTTGCCACACGGTGGACATCTGTCTCATGGGTTTATGACTCCTAAAAGACGTGTATCAGGAACATCTATTTATTTTGAGTCCATGCCATACCGACTTGATGAATCCACAG GTCTGATTGATTATGATATGCTTGAGAAAACAGCAACACTATTTCGACCAAAACTCATTATTGTCGGGGCAAGTGCTTATCCTCGAGAATTTGACTATCCTCGCATGAGGAAG ATTGCGGATGCTGCTGGTGCTTTTCTTATGATGGATATGGCTCACATAAGTGGGCTTGTTGCTGCTTCTGTGGTTGCCAATCCTTTTGAATACTGTGATATTGTGACTACAACAACTCACAAG TCTCTAAGGGGTCCGAGAGGAGGAATGATATTCTTCAGGAAGGATCCAGTTCTTGGTGTTGATTTAGAAACTGCGATCAACAACGCAGTTTTCCCAGGTTTACAG GGTGGTCCTCATAACCACACTATTGGGGGCCTTGCAGTTTGCTTGAAGCATGCTCAGTCCCCAGAATTTAAGGCTTACCAGAATCAG GTGGTCTCTAATTGTAGGGCTCTTGCAAGCCGATTGCTCGAACTTGGATACAAGCTGGTTTCTGGTGGAAGCGATAATCACCTGGTTCTTGTGGATCTGCGACCCTTT GGCATTGATGGTGCTCGGGTGGAGAAAATTCTCGACATGGCTTCTATTACCCTTAACAAGAATTCAGTACCTG GTGATAAAAGTGCTCTAATGCCTGGAGGAATTCGCATTGGAACACCTGCCATGACAACACGAGGATTCACTGAGAAAGACTTCATAGCAACTGCAGACTACATTCATGAAGGTGTGCGGATAGCAATTGATGCCAAAGACAAAGCCCCAGCATCAAAGCTACAAGAGTTTTTAAAGTATGTTGCAACCCCTGAATTCCCTCTGATTGATCAAGTTTCAGATCTGCGGACAAAAGTTGAAGCTCTTACCACCCAATTCCCAATGCCTGGAGTATGA